The sequence CACATCCATCATGCACCAACTGCTTAGCTTGCATGAAAGATATAATCTGAGTCCTCCTCGAACTCCTAGTAGTCTCAAACCAAAATTGTTCTTCTCCCTCCGGTCTGACCATCACTGATCTCTGCTAGAAGTCAATCACCACagcattcttcgtcatccaatccatcccaagtaTTAAGTCAAACTCTGGCATAGGCAAAACTATGAAGTCTGCAACCACTGACTGTCCTTGCAATAGCAGTTCAAGATTCTTCACAAATCTCCGGGTGGATAGCTCTTCCCCTGAAGGGATAGTCACTGAAAACCCAATCGTCAATTCTTCGTGCTGAATACCCCTTTTATGGGCAAAAGCCTCCGAAATAAAAGACTGGGTAGCCCCTGATTCTAACAAAGCTCTTGTGGCTACACCGGCTACTACAATCCTACCTGCATTAACGGTGAATACATCCACGGAAAAAGATTgaagttaaataacacaagttcTATTTAGACTCATTAAATCATCAAATCCCAAATAAGATACTACGCATGCTAATACAGTCAAGTTCTTCAAACATGAAACATGCTACAAAATGTTAACCCCGAACAAGAAAACTTAAAATCACATGCGTCAGTGAATCGTTTAACTGCTCTAAACCAAAAACTTAATATGTTACCTCTTATGAGTgtagtgtctgggtcggcctcCTTGGCCTGCATCATGAACACTCGACCCTGTAGAGGCCTCCTCAACTCCGGGCAGTCTTTAGCTACATGACTCGGCTTCTTGCATTTTAAACACACTCCTGCCTCATTAAAGCACTTCCCAAGTGCGTACTGTGGCATGTATTGCAATAAGTCTTATCCTCAGTCCTAGGAGGAGCGGGTCTTTGGGCATGATGCCCCTGAGGTCTCTGGGCCTGATGCCCCTGGGGCCTAAAGGGTCCCTGCTGATGCTGCGGTCCAATGTACGGCCACTTGCCGTGCTGCTGCTTCTAGCCATGTGCTGGGAATGGCCTCTTACCCTGCGCCTCGGCGCTGATGTCCCTCAATGTCTACTCAGACCTCAAAGCTCGTCTGAGCGCAGAAGCATAGTCAGCTTGCTCTGCCATAAACACATCTCGGCGGATAGCGGGTCACAATCCAACACTAAAGTGTTGGAGCTTCTCAGCCTTGTCGTCTCCAATCAAAGGTACAAAATGGCAACCCCGCTCAAATTTCACCACGAACTCAGCCACTGATAGGTCCCCCTGTCTCAGGCTCAgaaactccgtcttcaaatggGACCTCACATCCGCGGTgaaatacttctcaaagaaaAGTCTCTTGAACTTAGTGCAAGGTAGGGTAGTCGTTTTCACTGTCTTCTCAactccctcccaccagagggcggcatTATCCTGGAGAAGAAAGACAACACAACGTACTTGATTTGGATCTCCCAACTTCATATACCTAAAGATCACCTCTAGCGAACGAATTCATCCTTCCGCTAACAGCGGATCAGTAGTGCCAGCAAAGTCTTTCGGATTCATCTTCCTAAACTGCTCATAAACAGTCCCAAGTCCAGCCCTCGGAGCGTCCACATGTTGCTCTAGGATACGGGCTAAGCCAGCTAGCACCTGAGTCCCAACATCCGTAGCTGGTGGAGGTGGTGAGGGCggaggtggtggtggtggaggaGGCGGAGGAGGTGCATGGGGATCATGACGACGTGCCATCTACACGCAAGTTCGAATTCtcacattcaaatttcatgccgtAAAAAAAGATTTTCTTTAAACTTAAACATGCTCAAAATATTATAGGAACTAGAACTATCAAACTTATACAGTTAGAAATAATGAAAacataaatcttacagactttgaggtgagatcccttgagtttcggaaaccggcagtaggcacagaccaaaccaagaccgtgctctgataccaactgaaacgaccctaacctctaaacttaattaaataataaagaaaatacggatttataaaaaattttccatgacttgtttgaaagtaaacaaagaaACCCTGTCACACCCAACAATTCTAACATAAAGAAATATACTTCTGATAAAAATTCAAACTGCGGTAATAATAAACTATGAAAGGAGAGgcaaccccacacggttgcaaTAATAGCGATAACAAAATTCTAAGACTAATATTTGAGCATAGGGAAAACACATCCAGGCtaatactgaaagtactcaaatTAAAATACTTTATTTCAAATATAGACTTATGCGGAACTTAAAAGTAGCGACGGTCATAGGGCCTTGCACCGCCGACGACCTCAATCtcgaggatcctgcccctcggtcCCTAAATACTCCTCCTCACCTGCAATCAAACAAGCATAGTGGGTCTAATTactcagcaagtataaacagtgataTATATAACAAGGGTTTTAAATAAATGAAGCAATACTCAAAGTACTGTACATAATTTACTTTGAAACGTAAACTGGAAATATGCATGGTACAAGAGAATGAGACAACCTGTAAACAATGAACTCACGCCAACTCGCGCTATGAGACTTTTGAACTTTCTTAACTTAACTGAAACTCATGCATGTTTGAAAACAGAATCAGTTAAGACGAGTCAAACTGATACTGAAACTCAAACTGAAaatttagatccttgaattgtgatcCTCtatttttgatcgatcaatggctgcagtatAATATGCCGGCAAGActccgagatttctcccgacgcgaCATTGCcccttttaattttatttggtagggatcccgagatTTCTCCTGATCTCACTCTACCCGTTTGTTTTTGTAGGGATCCCTGGATGTCTCTCGATCTCGTACTACACGTCGTTTTGACAAGtgagtgaggcatcccccaACCCACATTGCCCTGTcttgtcacaatcaactcactttgttcaaaaatattttctttttccttatttgactcgactcaaaataCTTATCTAGCATGAATAGAAGCGACTTCCTTTGTAAACATTTGCTCGGCTCAAAGATGACACTCAAGCACACAAGTATGCAACtttaggaaataaaactcaactaAAAAATGTGGGTATTAGGTGAGTGAGTGACTGCCCCTAGGTGAATTACCCAACTTTAGCTCTAATTCTCACAAACAACGCATAACCCGAGCAATCAAACCAAAAAACCCTTAACTCGATCTTACCTTAACCGAATTCGACCtggcttgaaccgacactctccaAACACTACAAACTAACCATAGGACTAGGTTGTGAATTCATTTGACAGCCCAagcaatccaaaaaaaaaaaaaccatttccggacagcccctttTCCTCTTAAGAATTCTGCACCaacaccttaaacttaaaagactcTTAACCTATCTAAATCTTAACCAAAACGAGCCCAATTTATACCCACGCGACCAAAACGTCTTAGCCATGACCAAGGACTAGCCCAAGACACGACCTGACCAGCAATGGTGACTCCCCTGTCCAGAATTCAGTAGCCCCTTCACAATGCATCCAACACTCTACTTCACTTCTACCTCAATAATTCAACCCCATGCCCCTTTTTCCCTTGACTCTACCTCTttccaaaccaccaaacacacCTATTAACATCTCTTAGGAGTTAACACAAGCAACTAGGCATCCCTCAACCACACTTCCACTCCACAATTCGAAAACAACATGATCATGCACCAAAATGCAATAAACTCTTGAACAACCAATGAAGCAAAAATGGAATCAACAAAATGCTCAAAACACATTTCAATCTCAGCCCTCAAaccataaattttttgaatttaggGCATGCTCAACTTCTGAAATTTCTAATTCACCATATGCATTCAAAACACTTCATGTCTCCAATCACAATCACCTTGCAACTCCTTAAACTTCATGCATATACATATTTCGAAAATTTTACATATTACTTGCTGAAAATTACTTAAAACCAAACCCCACATGTCATATAAACATAGGCATTTGGAAATTAAAAAGGGATTTAGCACAAGAAcataataggtagcttgaatgCCCAAGAAAAGACTATACTTTCCTTGACTTTTAACTACCAAAAATCGAACCAAGGAAGGGGAAAGAGGCTGGAACACTTGACCAGCAGCTAGTTGGACCTCCCGATGTGGCTTCCTGGCGATGGAGGTGGTGGTGGATGGCAGCGGCTGGAGCTTCAAGATAGGGGGCGGCTGAATGGGGGAAGGGAAATGGGAggaagaggggggggggggcggcTAGTTAAGAGAATTAGGGCTAGGGTttgtgtgagaccccgtttctaatcatctaaactcttttaattaaaCACAAATGAACACGAGAAGCCGCGgaaaagaaatcaaaatttttttttatcaagctacaggcgcgggcgcgcctcttggTGGTGCGGGCGCACCGGAATTTCGCACCATGCAAAATTCCAAGGCCcagggaggcgcgggcgcgccggaaTTTCTCAAAATGCGAAATTCCAAGCCGAGGGGAGGCACGGGCGCTCCTCATGTCGCGCGGGCACGCTGCCTCTTTGACCTGCACTGAAAAACACTCCCAAAAAGCAAATCTAATGCTTGGGAAAGTGCAAAACCATAAACCaacttaatcataaacatgcattgataTATCCGACTgtcaaaatacaatacatgaagttctagagttgtacaataatcaatctagtagaacatgcatcacttctaagttctacaatcaaaatacaacaagtaCAACCGAGTTCGAAAACAAAATCGACTCCTACAATAACGAGGCCTCACtatatcaactcgaccacctagccatgcgatctctgactcgatcctgtccCACCTGCTGTCAAGTACACAttcaaacaaaacgacagccggataatccggtgataatacaattcccagtaaaagagacaaagcatgcatatcaaataatatatcgaacACGATATATGAAATAACCAAACAAGAGTTCCAATAACATGTCAATAACTCCAAATCAATTTCATAaagtgcaatgcatgtctttaaaacaaggattatcaagtctagataatcacaaggtaaaagttctcttttctcaattgggatcccgaggacaaaatatctccAACACACAGACTCTCCCGGTCGAGGTGGACGGTGCATATTTTTCTTctctagactctgggcacatatagagagtgtttctcgacaattggtaaaaatctgctaaccaatgtcactcaactatagtccacagaacatctaactcttctgagcctctcttgcccgcaaaacaaaggtaattggctcaatatgaaagcaatgcaaatcaaaactcattcaactgattccagtaaaacaaataacatataattcaagaagcatgcaagtatgtgattttccctaggacactcgaatcattccggattcaagttaatcgtcctattccattccaaagtcgtcttttacctcttctttgattgacgtagctgaaatccggacaagctacaagcacaaaaagctcaatcaaacatcattcaattcaagtcaaataataaagtaacctcgatatcaaacctagatcaattcgtcaacgattcgaattctgtaatTTATGGGCTCCAAAATCTGCAACTGAATCTGAaaggagatataaaagaattccaatgtcaatccatccaaatcaaccattcaaactcaattccaactcctaaatccaaaatctcatcaatataaacgattgatattccaaaactcaaactggcggtataacggctataactgatcaaaccggaaatacagacagtataatatcaatccaataaactcaaatcaaccatcaaacccaaaaatggctcaaacccaacaaatctccaaaacccaaattttgaataatcttttaaaaatcaaaacaattccgaacgacgtccaaattcaaaaccaaaagagaataaacaatcagaactctgccaagaacaacatactcgaaacttagtcgattctaacaatatacgaaaaacaaaacgtatctgatcagagaaatacttacggtataacggagctctcgttgccgtgatcgctaatctaccttcagaattaaattccaacggacggatcgaccggaaattgaaatcacaaagcttggaatggGTTTGGGGCATCGTCTATGGAGGAGAGAGGCGAGGGAgagaggaagaaggagaaggaatgggggaagaaaagtcaaaagcctattaaatatctaacaatctccatttttgcattttagtccctgaaaattccgaaatttgcaaaaaggatcctgatcaaaatcaagtcggatcgtgaactctgaaatctctaaTTAACTCAACTAAGCTCaataagataaattcggggcgttacaattctccccctctaaaaatatatttcgtcctcgaaatcaaaacgGTTCAATCTCATAAGAACTAGATAGAGTCAAGACTGCAATAAAGATTCTTCTCTCAGGACTAACCCTGAATTTGCTGCTCCAAACAAACTATGTTCTTCTAACTGCTTCTTCAAATCCGTAGCAACTTCACTGTACTAATACAAACATGAAACGGTTTGTCTCAGAACTATTTTGATTCAGGTCGAAACCCTGAATTAGTCATCTCAAACAATTCGTCATCTCAACAAATCCGGTCTCATCAGTTAAAGAGCAAAAGAAATTCTGATCTGGTAACCCAACAACAAGGATTCGGTgataatccgcatcaaaaaAACGGAAAACACTACATGAAAACCAGAAAGAGATGGAATAAAACAAGTCTGTAGAAAATATCGCCCATTATCTCCGGACTCTAATGATATTCAAACAATCTCAGAGACGATTTATCTCTCTTCTCATCTCTGACAAATCTTTCTGAAACTCGGAGTCTTCCAAAATATTCGATCTTTCcaaccaaaatacaaaattttgCATCTAAAATTTGAATACTTCGACCGCTTAGTCCAAGTCATCTTCATTCttgacacaaaatcatcaactgaTCCAAAACCTCGAAACAATTCTGGTCCCAAAACAAGTGATTCAAAAGAAGAACCATCCAAATACAATGGAGGTTTTCAATTCTGCTCGCACAACTCGTCAAAAGATTCCATCCAGATAATCATCTGATAGTTTTTGTTGTACAAGAACTTCATAAAAGTTAGCGACACTCGTCGGCTAGCGCAAGGGTCAAGCACCATGCTTCAGATTTTCCCCTCCCGGGATCTGGGAGTTTCATATCTTCCTCTCATTAGAACCATGGACCTTCAGGATCGGTACCTTGATTTACCAAGTCTGGTTAAGGTTGAGCTTAAGAGAAGGCATAGACTGCTCATACAAAACTTTTTCTAAACAAGAGGCAAACCTCTAATCCATATCATTTGTTCTGGCTGTCCGTCATTCTGAGGATAATCACTGAACTCAGGTGTACTAGaataacaaaagtctcttcGAAGACTATACCAAAAGAAAGGCCATAACCAAGATCTCTATCCAAAATGACCAAATTCGACATTCAATCAATCTGTCAAAAGTTTTGACAGAAACActaacatctgatcatgtctgagaaCCATTCTGTAGGGAATACAATAGcagattcatcaatcggtcaatcaaactCGGATGGCAATTCAAACTCAGACTGACTGGTAGCTCTGCAACAACACCTGTCGAAAGTTCCCAATTCTATTCTGAAATAATAAACTGTACCACCGAAATCAGATCTCTCTCTCAGCTACCAGCTGTGGACAGTCCAGATTATCAGTAGTTATTCTTTAAACTTCCTTCTGCATCTGTTCTGAAAAGATCAATCCCTCAATTCTCTGAATATCCGTCTGTCATCTGAAAGAATACTGAATAACTCAAAAGTGTCGATCTCTAGATACTCTACTTTCTCGAAACATCTGACGTAACAAAACAATTACTCCCAACATACGATCTCGGCACTGAACTAAAACTCAAACTGTAACCCAATCTGAATTTCTTCAACGAATTCTCATACCTGCTTCAAACTCAAAATCGAAACTGTATCAATCGTCACTTAAAGAGAAttaccgatagtagataaaataaaaacatatctttTGGCTTAGAGCaacagctgctgcattcgatatTCCCGGAATGAAAATATTCCAATCAAAAATTCCTCAGTACTtctaatcatcttctctttctTATACTCAGTCTGTACGGAAAATTTTTACTACAGCTACCAACATCAGGGAAGATTACGGAAATTTCCTCATAAGAAAAGCGAtacagatcttctaatcaataagatcgtgACGAGATCAatgtccagattcagacattgagtctcgagcgtgtTCAACTGTCTCGATGCTCAGGCTAATAATTGATTCTTCCAAACAAGAATAAacctcaaatctcaataagaataaGTGCAAAACACCGTAAGGTATGCAATACAGAAGAATAAAGAATTCTGAAGtgctggtcaatctcttattcaaatctataagaactggtctcataagATTAAGTCCAGACATAAGAATATATcctgctgagtaatcggctttacgAACGATAAGAATTTCTCATAGAATCTGCGATAGGACtcaaaaatcttcaaattctagGTAAAGACGTCGATATAGATCAATTCATTTTGTGCCGGTCGTGAggtgatcaacagaaattccaccTCCAGATAACATGGTTGATAAGAACACCTCAAACCAATCAAAATTCCGTCGGTAAAATAGCATATCACTGCTCGGCATGCAATCAGCGATCATCAACCAAGAAtctaaaagatcagtacaactcTTCAAACGGATTAGAAATCCACAGATCAAATACTTACGAATTCATCTAACATTTCTGATAGGTTCAGTTCAAAGGGTCTATAAAACTGAAGATGAGTTTACAATTCAAACGGTACTACAACAGAATCAAAGCGGCCATACCTTATTCCGAATCCACTCTTCCATACCTCTTTCTTACTACTCTCAAATGATGATGTGTGATCTCAATTCGTTGCTGAAATTAACTTCATAAATCAGAGGCAATCCCGAAATCTCATCTGGCAATACtagcaaactctctaaccactgattTATCAACAATTCGGGCTAGATTCTAAGACATCAACTGTATACAAAGAGAATTCCTCCGTACAATTCTGAAATCAAGCGATCATACAACAGACAAAAGCAACTATGGAATGCAAAAGCTCAAAAGGCAGAGGATGCATCATAGTAATATCCTCAGTTAAGAATAAGGAGCGTAACAGAACTATCAGAATAAGAGCATAAAATCATACTCAACAATTACCTGTTGTGTCATCATCGGGTGCAACacaagtctgcggatcctcatggAGAGAAAGATTCAACGTCTGTTgaatcggaggttgattcatgaTCGAAAAGCCTCTAGGCCGATTCTCGTGTGGCAGTTGAAATGAGTGAACTACACAAGCTTGTCCCTCCTATTGAACCATCGGTCTAAAAGAACTCCCCGACTGAGACCCACTGGTATAACGCTGAGGACATCTcctagcaaagtgtcctggTAGATGGCAGATATTGCAGCATCCAGAAATCCCAAGGCAATGCTCACTGAGGTGTTTACCTCCACAGTTATTGCAAGATACATCGGAAGATCCTGAACTATGTTTGGAACCAGACTGTTTCGTTCCGCTGGAGCTGGAAGAACTACTCCCATACTTCTTGAATGACCGTCCTCTCGGTTGCAAACGATCTCTAGTGGTACTCCCTCTGTACACGGTCGATTTTTGGAACGAAATCTGCCTAAGAAATTCAGCTTTGAACAAACTCCACATAACAACCaaaccttgattctctaatgcCTTCTTCCTAGAAATCCACCAAATTTTGGCAGTCCCTTGTAGTTGGTACATAACTAACCGAATTCTACGGTCATCGTTGTATTCCAGAGAATCAAATAACTGGTCGATTTCTTCTAACCAATTCACACATTCCACTGCACTCTCTGAACTTCTCAGGGTTGGGGGTTGAAAGGTTTAGAACCTCATCAACAAGGCTTCCATCGGCGTTGGAGTAACGTCCATTCTCCGGTCGTAGAACAACCTCGTTCAATCGAATTTCGATACGAAATGTTCCTGTTCAAAAGTTTATCGAGGAACACATATTTCAAATTCGAGAGcattaggacacaacatctcaatcTCAACTCAATCATCTCGAGTCCATAATCTCTATTCAACAATTTTCTTCTAtctcaaaaatattcaatttcaattggGAAACAATTATAGTTTATATTCcagataattcatgctttacaaTTAACATCACAATCATGTAGTTCAAGTAATCTTcacataataaagcatgctcaaatggtatttaaaaaacaattaaataactcaatcacatgcgagaattcaattcatgcggactcgatctaccctgctcactctaattcagtcaaagaaacttatcgctctgataccacttaatgtgagaccccatttctaatcatctaaactcGTTTAATTAAACACAAATGAACACAAGAAGCCGCGGAAAAgaaatcaattattattatttttttatcgagctacaggcgcgggcgcaccgAAATTCCTCACAATGCGAAATTCCAAGGCCCgggaaggcgcgggcgcgcctctaggTGGCGCGGGCGAGCCAGAATTTTTCAAAATGCAAAATTTCAAGCCCaggggaggcgcgggcgctcctcgagttgcgcgggcgcgctgccccTTCGAACTGCACTGAAAAACACTCCCAAAAAGCAAATCTAAAGCTTGGGAAAGTGCAAAACCATAAACCaacttaatcataaacatgcattgataTATCCGACTgtcaaaatacaatacatgaagttctagagttgtacaataatcaatctagtagaacatgcatcacttctaagttctacaatcaaaatacaacaagtaCAACCGAGTTCGAAAACAAAATCGACTCCTACAACAAcgaggcctcactctatcaacttaaccacctagccatgcgatctttgACTATAATCTGTCCCACttgccgtcaagtacacatacaaacaaaacgacagccggataatccggtgagaatacaattctcagtaaaagagacaaatcatgcatatcaaataatatatcgaacACGATATATGAAATAACCAAACAAGAGTTCCAATAACATGTCAATAACTCCAAATCAATTTCATAaagtgcaatgcatgtctttaaaacaaagattatcaagtctggataatcacaaggtaaaagttctcttttctcaattgggatcccgaggacaaaatatcaccaacacatcgactctcccgatcgaggtggacggtgcatatttttctcctctagactctgggcacatatagagagtgtttctcgacaattggtaaaaatctgctaaccaatgtcactcaactatagtccacagaacatctaactcttctaagcctctcttgcccgcaaaacaaaggtaattggctcaatatgaatgcaatgcaaatcaaaactcattcaactgattctagtaaaacaaataacatataattcaagaagcatgcaagtatgtgattttccctaggacactcgaatcattccggattcgagttgacgtagctgaaatccggacaagctacaagcacaaaaggcgcaatcaaacatcattcgattcaagtcaaataataaattaacctcgatatcaaacctcgatcaattcgtcaacgattcgaattctgtaatttctgggctccaaaatctgcaactgaatctgaaaaggagatataaaataattccaatgtcaatccatccaaatcaaccattcaaactcaattccaactcctaaatccaaaatctcatcaatataaacgattgatattccaaaactcaaactggcggcataacggctataactgatcaaaccggaaatacagacagtataatatcaatccaataaactcaaatcaaccatcaaacccaaaaatggctcaaacccaacaaatctccaaaacccaaatttcgaataatcttccaaaaatcaaaacaattccg comes from Henckelia pumila isolate YLH828 chromosome 4, ASM3356847v2, whole genome shotgun sequence and encodes:
- the LOC140861435 gene encoding uncharacterized protein, which codes for MPQYALGKCFNEAGVCLKCKKPSHVAKDCPELRRPLQGRVFMMQAKEADPDTTLIRGRIVVAGVATRALLESGATQSFISEAFAHKRGIQHEELTIGFSVTIPSGEELSTRRFVKNLELLLQGQSVVADFIVLPMPEFDLILGMDWMTKNAVVIDF